GGGACCGGGCAAAGGAGCCTGCAAAATGGCCGGCCTGCCCAAGCCCACCGGCTGCGTCTAGTCCGTCGCCGCATTTTGATACGAAAGGCGGGGAGTTCGCTCCCCGCCTTTTTTTGCGCCCTCGGGCCGGGGGGGGGGCAGCGATTTTCGGCAGTCGGGGACGGCCTGACGGGAGAAGCGGCGGCACAGGTGAAACTGCCTCCCGGTGACGCGGGGGGAGCCCAAGCTGGCGGCAACTTGCCTTCCCCGACATCGGGTCGGACATCTCTCCCGATGTGGCCGGGGACGGGAGACGTTTTCTGTGTTTCGGTCGTGATCCGTGTGCGTGGGGCAGGGGGCTGCATCAACCCCCGCAGGGAGCCTCCAGTCTTCCCCTGGCGTGGGAGATGAAGGTGGGATTATTTCTTTTTGGCCCCTGGCTTTGCGGCGGCTGGCGCGGCCTTGCCGGGCGGAAGGGCGGTCTTGGCCGAGGCGGCGGGGACTGCTTTTTTCCCGGCATCCTTGCCCGTCGTGGCTGGTTTTGCGGATTTTTTCGCCTTGCCTTTCTTCTTCTTGGCTGCAGGCAGCTTGCCTTCGTCGGCCAGTTGGAAAAGCTTTCTTTTTTTGCTGTCAAAGGTGATGGCGGTCTTGATGGCTGCCAGGCCCATGGCCATGATGCTTAGGACTATGACCAGCCCTTTCTGCAACTGCCATTTCTGGCGTTCCACCATGTCCGCCATGGCCCCCTGCCCGAACTGGTTCAAACCGTAGACAAAAAGCGGCACCAACAGCAGGGCCATGGCCAATCCGGCGATCTCCATCCACATGAAATTGCGCCCGAGCAGCATGGTGAAAAACGTGGAATCGCGCACAATGCGCAGACTCACCAGCCGGGAGCGCAGGGTTTTGATGCGCTCGTCCACGAAAGGCAGGGCTTCCTGGCTTTTGCGAAAATTTTCAGGGAGGTTGAGCGTTGTGGTGCGCATCCAGTTGAGTTTGGCCGCGCAAAAATTGAAATCGCGATTGAAGTCCTTGAGCAACTTGGGGAAGGGAAACCAGGCCGCTTCCCGCTGGATGGACTTGAGTTCCTCGAATTGGGCCTGACGCCTTGCCTGGATGTTTTTGATCTCGCTGTCCAGCTTGGCCGCGATGGCCTCGCGCAGGGTACGTACCTCGGTCACCACATCCTTATACGCCACATAATTCTTGATGGTCCCGAGCTTGGCCAGGGCCTGGATGCGGGCGGTCGTCTCCTTGAGGTAGGCGTCTTCGGGAGGGAAGTGGATGGCCAGGGTGCCGGACATGGCTTCAAGGCCCTCCAGAGCCTCGGCCGCCGCCAGACCGGCCTCGTTCCAGGGCCTCCACAGGGCGGCCAGGACATGAATGCGGCCCCTCTCCAACTCCGGATCAACCAGAACCTTGTTGAATATGGCGGCGTCGGCGGCCATAAGCCCGGCGAACAGGGACATGCCCTGATCCGTAAAGCCCATCTTCACCATGCAGACGCCCTGCCGGTATTCCGGCTCAACCCAGCGCGGCGTCTCCTTGGCCGCCAGCTTGTACAGCCCGATGGCCTTCTGAAAATCCCCCTGCACTTCCATGGCCCGGGCCTGGAGAAAAAGGAAGCAGGCGCGCTGCAGCGCCGTGTAGGAGAGCCGCACCGCCTCCTGCCAGTAATAGGCCGTCTTGACCCAATCCCCGGATTCCATGGCCAAAAAGCCCTGCACGGCCCGGGGGTGGTAGCCCCGGGTGTAGCGGGTCAGGGCCTGTGAGACGAATTTTTCCGTCTCCTCGACGTTTCCGGCCCGCAGGTTATCCAGGGCCTGCCACAAAAAGTCCCCCTCCCGAGGCGCGAGCTGGGAAAGCCCGCCCGGGAGATCCTTGCCCTTGCTGCGCCACACGGCCTCCATCATGCGCAACTGGGAGGCGAAGTTCACCTCAAAGGCGGCCTTGAATAAAAGCGCCTTGGTGTCCGAGGCGGCCAGAAGCGAGGCGGCCATGCTCCCCGTATCGCCCGCCAGGGCGGTATCCAGGGCCTTGAATTGCTCGTTGATATCCGTGATGTCCACCTGGGCGAGGGTGTTCCATATCCCGGGGTTCCATTCCCCGAGTCCCTTGGACGGACAATGGGCCGGGTCGTGGTTGGTCAGGCCGCAATAAAAGCAGATGGGCCGGTCGCCGGAGACCAGTTGGGCCGGGTAGTCGATGGGCACCGTGCCGGTTTGGGCGGCGTCGCCCTCGGCCGCCAGTCGGACGTTGCACCAGTCTTCCACGGAGTTGCCGCGCGAGGCGTATCTGGCGTCGTTGATCTTGAAGTCGCGGCCGAGCAGAAAGGCGGAACGGTAGCTCATGTGCGGGAAATCGGGGGTGAGCTTGTCCCAGTTGAGATTGATTTTGCGCGGCAGATCCTTGGCGAAGGAGAAGCCTTTCTTGGGGACGGCGGCCATGACGCTTGGCCAATATTTGTGCTCTTCCTCGTCATTGTCCCGCAGGCTCGCGATCATGACCAGGATTTCGCGGCACCAGGTTTTAAACTGGCGCAGACCTTCCAGGGGGTAGAGAATGAACCCCTCATGGGCCACATACTTGATGCCCATGCGTTCCAGCAGCTTTTGCAGCTTGCCGTAGATGGTGCGCCAGCCCTCGGAGGTGTTCTTGTCCAGGGGGTCGCCCAGAGGCTTGGTGATGAAATACCATCCCAGCCCCGAGTCGTAGGATAGTCCCGGGGCGGGGTCGAGCAGTTCCCAGGCCACCTTCATGAGCCCTGTCGGGGCGGGGGCCGGGATGGTCGAAAGCCCCGGAGTGGCGGTGATCATGGCCTTGAGGTTGGGATGGATCCAAATCTCGATTTCTTCGGCCGGAGCGATCTTTTGCCGTGTGGCGTCCACCGTGGCCCCCACGGTCAGTTCGAGCCTGGGGCCGATGAGGATGGACGCGGGCATGACCACCAGGCTCATGGACAGCTTGTTCACCCGGCCCCATATCTGCATCCGGGCCAGGGCGTTTAAGGCCTCCTCGCCGAAAAAGCCCCAGACGGATTGGAAATTGTCCTCGGCGACGAGAAAACCCCCGTAATCCTGGAACATCTGCCCGAAAGCCGGGTCAAGCTGGCCGGACCATACGGCCCACACCGTGATCCCGGAATGGACCATGCGGGACTGGGGGACGCGGGGCG
Above is a genomic segment from Desulfolutivibrio sulfodismutans DSM 3696 containing:
- a CDS encoding tetratricopeptide repeat protein yields the protein MLSFSTILDKAPRVPQSRMVHSGITVWAVWSGQLDPAFGQMFQDYGGFLVAEDNFQSVWGFFGEEALNALARMQIWGRVNKLSMSLVVMPASILIGPRLELTVGATVDATRQKIAPAEEIEIWIHPNLKAMITATPGLSTIPAPAPTGLMKVAWELLDPAPGLSYDSGLGWYFITKPLGDPLDKNTSEGWRTIYGKLQKLLERMGIKYVAHEGFILYPLEGLRQFKTWCREILVMIASLRDNDEEEHKYWPSVMAAVPKKGFSFAKDLPRKINLNWDKLTPDFPHMSYRSAFLLGRDFKINDARYASRGNSVEDWCNVRLAAEGDAAQTGTVPIDYPAQLVSGDRPICFYCGLTNHDPAHCPSKGLGEWNPGIWNTLAQVDITDINEQFKALDTALAGDTGSMAASLLAASDTKALLFKAAFEVNFASQLRMMEAVWRSKGKDLPGGLSQLAPREGDFLWQALDNLRAGNVEETEKFVSQALTRYTRGYHPRAVQGFLAMESGDWVKTAYYWQEAVRLSYTALQRACFLFLQARAMEVQGDFQKAIGLYKLAAKETPRWVEPEYRQGVCMVKMGFTDQGMSLFAGLMAADAAIFNKVLVDPELERGRIHVLAALWRPWNEAGLAAAEALEGLEAMSGTLAIHFPPEDAYLKETTARIQALAKLGTIKNYVAYKDVVTEVRTLREAIAAKLDSEIKNIQARRQAQFEELKSIQREAAWFPFPKLLKDFNRDFNFCAAKLNWMRTTTLNLPENFRKSQEALPFVDERIKTLRSRLVSLRIVRDSTFFTMLLGRNFMWMEIAGLAMALLLVPLFVYGLNQFGQGAMADMVERQKWQLQKGLVIVLSIMAMGLAAIKTAITFDSKKRKLFQLADEGKLPAAKKKKGKAKKSAKPATTGKDAGKKAVPAASAKTALPPGKAAPAAAKPGAKKK